One Pectinophora gossypiella chromosome 9, ilPecGoss1.1, whole genome shotgun sequence genomic region harbors:
- the LOC126369329 gene encoding uncharacterized protein LOC126369329 isoform X3, giving the protein MTMTKAKMTRNSALFHSAKVLWHLDIFRRSFRELTGHACLGPSCIFCALKELFAQLQWSAERAPAADGLRRALGGAGARFQLGCMADASECFEHLLLRVHAHVAAGSGERREDDACRAPHCVPHRKFAMMLVEQSVCGACQATSEPLPFTQMVHYVSATALTAQAALGEHGDSFGLLLRKAGGMGDIRDCPNACGAKIQICRTLMNRPEVVSIGMVWDSERPSAEHVAAVYAALGTELRPTDAFHACVDRAWAARATHRLVGLVTYYGKHYSTFFFHSKLRLWIYFDDADVKEIGPEWSHVVDKCRRGRFQPLLLLYAAVDGTPCDTRHAPKDVVPFPAPEPRRAVTPAPERPNAGFARRAVTPGPDNESDYVSRKAVENMLEVQANRRAQLARSLSTGSTSDSTERPRVRRDSGNWSGDRNSASSASSSTVESPYMYSRGRGPGSVPGSPTRKGELSSGGSCDAGYDSYSLSSTDSLPLQQGLRHNLQLAQIPELTTRGDCEALCLEADRLLEKSRHAEDAADYETALVLCDAAASKARAAMDAPYNNPHTMTFARMKHNTCVMRTRSLQRRMAGMNRVTEIPQVVPIRNTKGGLDSTPTTIEIYATLPKKKGSSKKSPKNNIEDDIDNPPRERPPRHKSRDEEKREKRSRSEDRGRARKEISVATEKKEEPVDDKKANKKQHKIRRKLLMGGLIRRKNRSMPDLTEGANGNNNDGKGKEKVVSIDDGDVGRRKPDDKNLSGYLSEGHLEYSAGSGTNPNLERSKLMRKSFHGSAGKILTAAKVPPPPPLRTTSQLSGAKFEAEVIEHGIQSRPPQPLPNNTRGEYAYSQDMEEDGGFSEQYGDEPQSLPFMPYNEKQINHYRLEDSPSQNFHTVVTKAMIHQEQSPVKRDTLPLIQPSHNNIQNLSNVFDNGVDVVDCAPPMRRSPQMFDLPPYPSPLNSVNHSRQPSEEFPPPPPPIDLTPLQDELDKIQPANPYEAHSNNEIEAPKGSLLAQLQEKRNQILRNEESLSKLNQLETINSTGDTWLKELQAKQAALKLKRSGSLENQLASPSESNNVRNIASRFEQTGAQNVSDERSHIGFVGMSANRDVINCSNQSTQGIYNRRASSSSIDPKQIEDGYHDQKLDNNASYGDRSKPKKKSVSFCDQVILVATAEDQEDDSYIPNPILERVLKSAMNKPELTTMPLQTDKPSLQRNDSFDSQSSRSTISSLSQNSFVPTENAHADYVRVQNNYPAYQVAQTRPQQQFNAQKSTGVYGTTPTQAQNQNGVNNQIYQTLPTSSAATNPIPYNSPPAAYTNHTNTNASPPNFSQNPANRLTPTHNPAYVTKHSTMTRPVPNTYPHPPSQLHQINQPSNAYYHRLPNQNHQAQMPNNYSTNRQYNQQTPYQSVPTNSPAFQSYHNPPTSYSAEYSSRYPQVSTNYTHSPYQRVPPPHGDVPPENYNAYQKVPNNCYLDNNSNQPNSRPYPNQQRPLYNQNIEPAEPLNQYQYQNGYNPYQHLPPPKQIQKKSVSFEPGTKGGTESPVPPQMNGNYDPQLGQKSPCNLCRKKPVNPPAMYCPDCDFYMSRFKPRS; this is encoded by the exons GAGCTGTTCGCGCAGTTGCAATGGTCCGCGGAGCGTGCACCGGCGGCGGACGGGCTACGTCGCGCGCTCGGTGGCGCTGGCGCACGTTTCCAGCTGGGCTGCATGGCTGATGCTAGCGAGTGCTTCGAGCATCTCTTGCTCAG GGTCCACGCGCACGTGGCAGCAGGCTCGGGCGAGCGGCGCGAGGATGACGCGTGCCGCGCGCCGCACTGCGTACCACACCGCAAATTCGCCATGATGCTCGTCGAGCAGTCCGTCTGTGGCGCCTGCCAGGCCACCTCCGAACCGCTGCCTTTTACTCAG ATGGTACATTACGTGTCAGCAACTGCGCTGACTGCGCAGGCGGCGCTGGGCGAGCACGGCGACAGCTTCGGACTATTGCTGCGCAAAGCCGGGGGCATGGGTGACATCAGAGATTGTCCG AACGCTTGCGGCGCCAAAATCCAGATCTGCAGAACTCTGATGAACCGTCCCGAAGTAGTCTCCATCGGCATGGTGTGGGACTCCGAGCGCCCGTCAGCGGAGCACGTGGCTGCAGTATACGCGGCGCTGGGCACGGAGCTTCGCCCCACAGACGCCTTCCACGCCTGCGTCGACCGCGCCTGGGCCGCCCGCGCCACTCACCGCCTCGTCGGCCTCGTCACTTACTACGGCAAACACTACTCCACATTTTTCTTCCATAGCAAACTCCGCCTATGGATATACTTCGATGACGCTGACGTCAAAGAAATAGGACCCGAATGGTCCCACGTTGTCGACAAATGCCGAAGAGGCAGGTTCCAACCCCTGCTTCTTCTCTACGCAGCTGTAGACGGTACGCCTTGTGATACTCGTCACGCTCCTAAAGATGTTGTGCCATTCCCTGCGCCCGAGCCTAGAAGAGCAGTCACGCCCGCGCCTGAGAGGCCAAACGCTGGGTTCGCGAGACGAGCTGTCACACCAGGTCCCGACAACGAGAGTGACTACGTCAGCCGAAAAGCTGTTGAGAACATGTTGGAAGTTCAAGCCAATCGTCGCGCGCAACTGGCTCGTAGTCTAAGCACGGGCTCGACGTCAGACAGCACGGAGAGACCTCGAGTGCGAAGAGACTCCGGCAACTGGAGCGGCGATAGGAACAGCGCTTCATCTGCCTCATCATCAACAGTAGAAAGCCCTTATATGTACTCCAGAGGACGCGGTCCAGGTAGCGTGCCCGGCAGTCCAACGCGCAAGGGAGAGCTATCTAGTGGCGGCTCTTGTGACGCCGGATACGACTCGTACTCACTGTCGTCGACCGACAGTTTGCCCCTGCAGCAAGGACTCCGTCATAATCTACAATTAGCTCAAATCCCTGAGCTCACTACGCGCGGTGATTGCGAAGCGTTATGTCTAGAAGCTGACCGTTTGCTTGAAAAATCTCGACATGCCGAAGACGCTGCTGACTACGAAACTGCACTTGTCCTTTGTGATGCGGCCGCGTCCAAAGCGAGAGCCGCGATGGACGCTCCATACAACAATCCACACACTATGACATTTGCTCGTATGAAGCACAATACATGTGTCATGCGAACGCGAAGCCTTCAAAGACGGATGGCTGGCATGAACAGAGTAACGGAGATCCCACAAGTTGTTCCCATCAGAAATACAAAAGGTGGACTTGATAGTACTCCCACAACTATCGAAATCTACGCCACATTACCCAAGAAGAAGGGTTCCTCTAAAAAATCTCCCAAGAACAATATAGAGGATGATATTGATAATCCTCCCAGAGAACGACCACCGAGACATAAATCTCGCGATGAAGAGAAAAGAGAAAAACGATCAAGAAGCGAAGACCGCGGTCGCGCTCGTAAAGAAATATCAGTAGCAACCGAAAAGAAGGAAGAACCAGTTGATGACAAGAAAGCTAATAAGAAGCAACATAAAATCCGCAGAAAACTTCTAATGGGTGGTTTGATTAGACGCAAGAACAGATCGATGCCTGATTTGACTGAAGGCGCTAACGGTAACAACAATGAtggaaaaggaaaagaaaaagtCGTCTCGATTGACGATGGTGATGTCGGTCGAAGAAAGCCTGATGATAAAAACTTGAGCGGATATTTGTCCGAAGGTCATTTAGAATATTCGGCAGGAAGTGGTACAAATCCTAATCTCGAAAGGAGTAAGCTTATGAGGAAAAGTTTCCACGGTAGCGCTGGTAAGATTCTGACCGCGGCTAAGGTCCCGCCTCCACCGCCGCTTAGGACCACTTCCCAGCTTAGCGGCGCTAAGTTCGAGGCCGAAGTGATTGAGCACGGGATTCAGTCGCGGCCACCTCAACCGCTACCGAACAATACTCGTGGAGAATACGCTTACTCTCAAGACATGGAGGAAGATGGCGGTTTCTCTGAACAGTACGGAGACGAACCACAGTCGCTGCCATTCATGCCGTACAACGAAAAGCAAATAAACCATTACAGACTAGAAGACTCCCCATCGCAAAACTTTCATACAGTGGTTACGAAAGCCATGATCCATCAAGAGCAGAGTCCAGTCAAACGCGACACGTTGCCACTTATCCAGCCATCTCATAACAACATTCAGAATCTAAGCAACGTCTTTGACAACGGCGTTGACGTGGTTGATTGTGCTCCTCCTATGAGACGGTCTCCTCAAATGTTTGACTTACCGCCGTATCCGAGTCCGCTGAATTCAGTAAACCACTCTCGGCAACCAAGTGAAGAGTTCCCACCGCCCCCGCCGCCCATTGACCTCACACCACTTCAGGATGAACTTGATAAGATTCAACCTGCTAATCCTTACGAGGCTCACAGCAACAATGAGATCGAAGCACCTAAAGGTTCATTGCTTGCACAGTTGCAAGAAAAGAGAAACCAAATTCTAAGAAACGAGGAAAGCCTGTCTAAATTGAATCAATTGGAAACGATCAATTCCACTGGAGACACTTGGCTTAAAGAACTACAAGCCAAACAAGCAGCACTCAAGCTTAAAAGGTCTGGATCTCTTGAGAATCAATTGGCCAGCCCTTCAGAGAGCAACAATGTGAGAAATATCGCTTCAAGATTCGAACAAACAGGCGCTCAAAACGTATCTGATGAGAGATCTCATATAGGATTTGTAGGAATGAGTGCCAACAGAGACGTCATCAACTGTTCGAATCAGTCGACGCAAGGGATTTACAACCGAAGAGCGTCGTCGTCATCTATCGACCCTAAGCAGATTGAAGATGGCTACCATGATCAAAAGCTCGATAACAACGCGTCTTATGGAGATCGCTCTAAACCGAAGAAGAAATCCGTCTCATTCTGCGACCAAGTAATCCTAGTTGCAACAGCGGAAGACCAGGAAGATGACAGTTACATCCCCAACCCGATCTTAGAGCGAGTGCTGAAATCTGCTATGAACAAACCTGAGCTAACCACAATGCCATTACAGACAGATAAACCATCGTTGCAGCGTAATGACTCGTTCGACAGTCAATCCTCTCGATCAACAATATCCTCTCTGTCTCAGAATTCCTTTGTGCCAACTGAAAATGCACATGCTGATTATGTCCGGGTGCAAAACAATTACCCAGCGTATCAAGTCGCACAGACGAGGCCACAGCAGCAATTCAATGCGCAAAAGAGTACCGGAGTCTACGGGACGACTCCAACGCAAGCTCAAAACCAGAATGGCGTTAACAATCAAATCTACCAGACTCTGCCCACAAGCTCTGCAGCGACAAACCCGATTCCTTACAATTCGCCCCCAGCGGCTTACACGAACCATACGAATACGAATGCTAGCCCACCGAACTTTAGCCAAAACCCAGCGAACAGGCTGACACCGACGCACAACCCTGCTTATGTGACGAAGCACTCCACCATGACACGGCCTGTTCCTAACACGTACCCGCACCCACCGAGCCAACTGCACCAAATAAACCAGCCCAGCAACGCTTACTACCACCGACTACCCAACCAGAACCACCAAGCGCAAATGCCGAATAACTACAGTACAAACCGCCAATACAACCAGCAAACCCCGTACCAAAGCGTGCCCACCAACTCGCCTGCGTTCCAGAGCTACCACAACCCACCGACCAGCTACAGCGCCGAGTATTCTAGTCGATACCCTCAAGTAAGTACAAACTACACACACTCGCCGTACCAGAGAGTTCCGCCGCCACACGGCGATGTCCCACCTGAAAACTACAACGCGTACCAAAAAGTGCCGAATAACTGCTACTTAGATAACAATTCTAATCAACCCAATAGCAGGCCATATCCAAACCAACAGCGTCCGTTGTATAATCAAAATATTGAACCGGCGGAACCGTTAAACCAATATCAGTACCAAAACGGGTACAACCCGTACCAACATTTGCCGCCACCGAAGCAGATTCAGAAGAAGTCTGTCTCTTTCGAGCCGGGTACCAAAGGCGGCACGGAGTCCCCTGTACCCCCGCAAATGAACGGCAACTACGACCCCCAATTGGGACAAAAGTCCCCATGTAACCTCTGTCGTAAGAAACCAGTCAACCCGCCGGCTATGTACTGTCCAGACTGCGATTTCTATATGTCTAGGTTCAAACCACGCTCATAG
- the LOC126369329 gene encoding uncharacterized protein LOC126369329 isoform X1 yields the protein MAGAMAAAHGGELRVQHSRDDSRDSGIFHTTKGLWNAPGQNNCFLNSAVQVLWHLDIFRRSFRELTGHACLGPSCIFCALKELFAQLQWSAERAPAADGLRRALGGAGARFQLGCMADASECFEHLLLRVHAHVAAGSGERREDDACRAPHCVPHRKFAMMLVEQSVCGACQATSEPLPFTQMVHYVSATALTAQAALGEHGDSFGLLLRKAGGMGDIRDCPNACGAKIQICRTLMNRPEVVSIGMVWDSERPSAEHVAAVYAALGTELRPTDAFHACVDRAWAARATHRLVGLVTYYGKHYSTFFFHSKLRLWIYFDDADVKEIGPEWSHVVDKCRRGRFQPLLLLYAAVDGTPCDTRHAPKDVVPFPAPEPRRAVTPAPERPNAGFARRAVTPGPDNESDYVSRKAVENMLEVQANRRAQLARSLSTGSTSDSTERPRVRRDSGNWSGDRNSASSASSSTVESPYMYSRGRGPGSVPGSPTRKGELSSGGSCDAGYDSYSLSSTDSLPLQQGLRHNLQLAQIPELTTRGDCEALCLEADRLLEKSRHAEDAADYETALVLCDAAASKARAAMDAPYNNPHTMTFARMKHNTCVMRTRSLQRRMAGMNRVTEIPQVVPIRNTKGGLDSTPTTIEIYATLPKKKGSSKKSPKNNIEDDIDNPPRERPPRHKSRDEEKREKRSRSEDRGRARKEISVATEKKEEPVDDKKANKKQHKIRRKLLMGGLIRRKNRSMPDLTEGANGNNNDGKGKEKVVSIDDGDVGRRKPDDKNLSGYLSEGHLEYSAGSGTNPNLERSKLMRKSFHGSAGKILTAAKVPPPPPLRTTSQLSGAKFEAEVIEHGIQSRPPQPLPNNTRGEYAYSQDMEEDGGFSEQYGDEPQSLPFMPYNEKQINHYRLEDSPSQNFHTVVTKAMIHQEQSPVKRDTLPLIQPSHNNIQNLSNVFDNGVDVVDCAPPMRRSPQMFDLPPYPSPLNSVNHSRQPSEEFPPPPPPIDLTPLQDELDKIQPANPYEAHSNNEIEAPKGSLLAQLQEKRNQILRNEESLSKLNQLETINSTGDTWLKELQAKQAALKLKRSGSLENQLASPSESNNVRNIASRFEQTGAQNVSDERSHIGFVGMSANRDVINCSNQSTQGIYNRRASSSSIDPKQIEDGYHDQKLDNNASYGDRSKPKKKSVSFCDQVILVATAEDQEDDSYIPNPILERVLKSAMNKPELTTMPLQTDKPSLQRNDSFDSQSSRSTISSLSQNSFVPTENAHADYVRVQNNYPAYQVAQTRPQQQFNAQKSTGVYGTTPTQAQNQNGVNNQIYQTLPTSSAATNPIPYNSPPAAYTNHTNTNASPPNFSQNPANRLTPTHNPAYVTKHSTMTRPVPNTYPHPPSQLHQINQPSNAYYHRLPNQNHQAQMPNNYSTNRQYNQQTPYQSVPTNSPAFQSYHNPPTSYSAEYSSRYPQVSTNYTHSPYQRVPPPHGDVPPENYNAYQKVPNNCYLDNNSNQPNSRPYPNQQRPLYNQNIEPAEPLNQYQYQNGYNPYQHLPPPKQIQKKSVSFEPGTKGGTESPVPPQMNGNYDPQLGQKSPCNLCRKKPVNPPAMYCPDCDFYMSRFKPRS from the exons GAGCTGTTCGCGCAGTTGCAATGGTCCGCGGAGCGTGCACCGGCGGCGGACGGGCTACGTCGCGCGCTCGGTGGCGCTGGCGCACGTTTCCAGCTGGGCTGCATGGCTGATGCTAGCGAGTGCTTCGAGCATCTCTTGCTCAG GGTCCACGCGCACGTGGCAGCAGGCTCGGGCGAGCGGCGCGAGGATGACGCGTGCCGCGCGCCGCACTGCGTACCACACCGCAAATTCGCCATGATGCTCGTCGAGCAGTCCGTCTGTGGCGCCTGCCAGGCCACCTCCGAACCGCTGCCTTTTACTCAG ATGGTACATTACGTGTCAGCAACTGCGCTGACTGCGCAGGCGGCGCTGGGCGAGCACGGCGACAGCTTCGGACTATTGCTGCGCAAAGCCGGGGGCATGGGTGACATCAGAGATTGTCCG AACGCTTGCGGCGCCAAAATCCAGATCTGCAGAACTCTGATGAACCGTCCCGAAGTAGTCTCCATCGGCATGGTGTGGGACTCCGAGCGCCCGTCAGCGGAGCACGTGGCTGCAGTATACGCGGCGCTGGGCACGGAGCTTCGCCCCACAGACGCCTTCCACGCCTGCGTCGACCGCGCCTGGGCCGCCCGCGCCACTCACCGCCTCGTCGGCCTCGTCACTTACTACGGCAAACACTACTCCACATTTTTCTTCCATAGCAAACTCCGCCTATGGATATACTTCGATGACGCTGACGTCAAAGAAATAGGACCCGAATGGTCCCACGTTGTCGACAAATGCCGAAGAGGCAGGTTCCAACCCCTGCTTCTTCTCTACGCAGCTGTAGACGGTACGCCTTGTGATACTCGTCACGCTCCTAAAGATGTTGTGCCATTCCCTGCGCCCGAGCCTAGAAGAGCAGTCACGCCCGCGCCTGAGAGGCCAAACGCTGGGTTCGCGAGACGAGCTGTCACACCAGGTCCCGACAACGAGAGTGACTACGTCAGCCGAAAAGCTGTTGAGAACATGTTGGAAGTTCAAGCCAATCGTCGCGCGCAACTGGCTCGTAGTCTAAGCACGGGCTCGACGTCAGACAGCACGGAGAGACCTCGAGTGCGAAGAGACTCCGGCAACTGGAGCGGCGATAGGAACAGCGCTTCATCTGCCTCATCATCAACAGTAGAAAGCCCTTATATGTACTCCAGAGGACGCGGTCCAGGTAGCGTGCCCGGCAGTCCAACGCGCAAGGGAGAGCTATCTAGTGGCGGCTCTTGTGACGCCGGATACGACTCGTACTCACTGTCGTCGACCGACAGTTTGCCCCTGCAGCAAGGACTCCGTCATAATCTACAATTAGCTCAAATCCCTGAGCTCACTACGCGCGGTGATTGCGAAGCGTTATGTCTAGAAGCTGACCGTTTGCTTGAAAAATCTCGACATGCCGAAGACGCTGCTGACTACGAAACTGCACTTGTCCTTTGTGATGCGGCCGCGTCCAAAGCGAGAGCCGCGATGGACGCTCCATACAACAATCCACACACTATGACATTTGCTCGTATGAAGCACAATACATGTGTCATGCGAACGCGAAGCCTTCAAAGACGGATGGCTGGCATGAACAGAGTAACGGAGATCCCACAAGTTGTTCCCATCAGAAATACAAAAGGTGGACTTGATAGTACTCCCACAACTATCGAAATCTACGCCACATTACCCAAGAAGAAGGGTTCCTCTAAAAAATCTCCCAAGAACAATATAGAGGATGATATTGATAATCCTCCCAGAGAACGACCACCGAGACATAAATCTCGCGATGAAGAGAAAAGAGAAAAACGATCAAGAAGCGAAGACCGCGGTCGCGCTCGTAAAGAAATATCAGTAGCAACCGAAAAGAAGGAAGAACCAGTTGATGACAAGAAAGCTAATAAGAAGCAACATAAAATCCGCAGAAAACTTCTAATGGGTGGTTTGATTAGACGCAAGAACAGATCGATGCCTGATTTGACTGAAGGCGCTAACGGTAACAACAATGAtggaaaaggaaaagaaaaagtCGTCTCGATTGACGATGGTGATGTCGGTCGAAGAAAGCCTGATGATAAAAACTTGAGCGGATATTTGTCCGAAGGTCATTTAGAATATTCGGCAGGAAGTGGTACAAATCCTAATCTCGAAAGGAGTAAGCTTATGAGGAAAAGTTTCCACGGTAGCGCTGGTAAGATTCTGACCGCGGCTAAGGTCCCGCCTCCACCGCCGCTTAGGACCACTTCCCAGCTTAGCGGCGCTAAGTTCGAGGCCGAAGTGATTGAGCACGGGATTCAGTCGCGGCCACCTCAACCGCTACCGAACAATACTCGTGGAGAATACGCTTACTCTCAAGACATGGAGGAAGATGGCGGTTTCTCTGAACAGTACGGAGACGAACCACAGTCGCTGCCATTCATGCCGTACAACGAAAAGCAAATAAACCATTACAGACTAGAAGACTCCCCATCGCAAAACTTTCATACAGTGGTTACGAAAGCCATGATCCATCAAGAGCAGAGTCCAGTCAAACGCGACACGTTGCCACTTATCCAGCCATCTCATAACAACATTCAGAATCTAAGCAACGTCTTTGACAACGGCGTTGACGTGGTTGATTGTGCTCCTCCTATGAGACGGTCTCCTCAAATGTTTGACTTACCGCCGTATCCGAGTCCGCTGAATTCAGTAAACCACTCTCGGCAACCAAGTGAAGAGTTCCCACCGCCCCCGCCGCCCATTGACCTCACACCACTTCAGGATGAACTTGATAAGATTCAACCTGCTAATCCTTACGAGGCTCACAGCAACAATGAGATCGAAGCACCTAAAGGTTCATTGCTTGCACAGTTGCAAGAAAAGAGAAACCAAATTCTAAGAAACGAGGAAAGCCTGTCTAAATTGAATCAATTGGAAACGATCAATTCCACTGGAGACACTTGGCTTAAAGAACTACAAGCCAAACAAGCAGCACTCAAGCTTAAAAGGTCTGGATCTCTTGAGAATCAATTGGCCAGCCCTTCAGAGAGCAACAATGTGAGAAATATCGCTTCAAGATTCGAACAAACAGGCGCTCAAAACGTATCTGATGAGAGATCTCATATAGGATTTGTAGGAATGAGTGCCAACAGAGACGTCATCAACTGTTCGAATCAGTCGACGCAAGGGATTTACAACCGAAGAGCGTCGTCGTCATCTATCGACCCTAAGCAGATTGAAGATGGCTACCATGATCAAAAGCTCGATAACAACGCGTCTTATGGAGATCGCTCTAAACCGAAGAAGAAATCCGTCTCATTCTGCGACCAAGTAATCCTAGTTGCAACAGCGGAAGACCAGGAAGATGACAGTTACATCCCCAACCCGATCTTAGAGCGAGTGCTGAAATCTGCTATGAACAAACCTGAGCTAACCACAATGCCATTACAGACAGATAAACCATCGTTGCAGCGTAATGACTCGTTCGACAGTCAATCCTCTCGATCAACAATATCCTCTCTGTCTCAGAATTCCTTTGTGCCAACTGAAAATGCACATGCTGATTATGTCCGGGTGCAAAACAATTACCCAGCGTATCAAGTCGCACAGACGAGGCCACAGCAGCAATTCAATGCGCAAAAGAGTACCGGAGTCTACGGGACGACTCCAACGCAAGCTCAAAACCAGAATGGCGTTAACAATCAAATCTACCAGACTCTGCCCACAAGCTCTGCAGCGACAAACCCGATTCCTTACAATTCGCCCCCAGCGGCTTACACGAACCATACGAATACGAATGCTAGCCCACCGAACTTTAGCCAAAACCCAGCGAACAGGCTGACACCGACGCACAACCCTGCTTATGTGACGAAGCACTCCACCATGACACGGCCTGTTCCTAACACGTACCCGCACCCACCGAGCCAACTGCACCAAATAAACCAGCCCAGCAACGCTTACTACCACCGACTACCCAACCAGAACCACCAAGCGCAAATGCCGAATAACTACAGTACAAACCGCCAATACAACCAGCAAACCCCGTACCAAAGCGTGCCCACCAACTCGCCTGCGTTCCAGAGCTACCACAACCCACCGACCAGCTACAGCGCCGAGTATTCTAGTCGATACCCTCAAGTAAGTACAAACTACACACACTCGCCGTACCAGAGAGTTCCGCCGCCACACGGCGATGTCCCACCTGAAAACTACAACGCGTACCAAAAAGTGCCGAATAACTGCTACTTAGATAACAATTCTAATCAACCCAATAGCAGGCCATATCCAAACCAACAGCGTCCGTTGTATAATCAAAATATTGAACCGGCGGAACCGTTAAACCAATATCAGTACCAAAACGGGTACAACCCGTACCAACATTTGCCGCCACCGAAGCAGATTCAGAAGAAGTCTGTCTCTTTCGAGCCGGGTACCAAAGGCGGCACGGAGTCCCCTGTACCCCCGCAAATGAACGGCAACTACGACCCCCAATTGGGACAAAAGTCCCCATGTAACCTCTGTCGTAAGAAACCAGTCAACCCGCCGGCTATGTACTGTCCAGACTGCGATTTCTATATGTCTAGGTTCAAACCACGCTCATAG